In Treponema denticola, one genomic interval encodes:
- a CDS encoding ABC transporter substrate-binding protein, translating into MKKLVMGAGILMLFAAAVFITACSDRSADSVQNKKEQRLVLGAHADFKGNQEAGTLVFDSLTVLDSEGKVQPAAVESWTVNKESTEFVLHLRKGLSYSDGTAASAEDLKKSIEVLGKTQFRSYMSKLDHIDIIDKTSVKVVMKSPFLFLVDELEKIQLIPARCLQEDGTITEYIGSGPYLLKEYEKDVKAVLVKNPNYWDKKPYKMETLIWQVIPDGDARKLALQSGQVDVIGITEHYAGSIPLSVSYELSSSKEFTQLLQDPKSYPIVFSMGLNYKKDFLKDKELRHALQYVINKDALTKELFFGQADPCGYLFNPSFDDGPKNQKPFVYDLQKAKDILTKAGYTWNKGALTKDGKKVSLTYVSSTAPQRKDIAVFVQNALKEIGIEVTIEAVNGPIVVEKMKQGAWDIGFTVSWFEPLISSLKSGGLHSNYNGSGLSFGITPEAIKTAETILDAADLQTFKTAVNKYWDIQWEEYPFIPLYTQTRRAFYKKDLSGFNFSKSVYKIDLSNVQWDK; encoded by the coding sequence ATGAAAAAATTAGTAATGGGAGCCGGAATATTAATGTTATTTGCCGCAGCTGTATTTATAACCGCCTGCAGCGATAGGTCAGCTGACAGCGTGCAAAACAAAAAAGAACAGCGGCTGGTGTTAGGGGCTCATGCCGATTTTAAAGGCAACCAAGAAGCAGGTACCCTTGTCTTTGATAGCCTCACGGTCTTAGATTCGGAGGGAAAGGTGCAGCCGGCTGCAGTTGAAAGCTGGACGGTAAATAAGGAGAGTACCGAATTTGTACTCCATTTGCGGAAAGGCCTGAGCTATTCGGACGGTACGGCAGCAAGCGCCGAGGATTTAAAAAAATCGATTGAGGTCTTAGGCAAGACGCAGTTTAGAAGCTATATGTCAAAGTTAGATCACATTGATATTATAGACAAAACTTCCGTAAAGGTGGTAATGAAATCTCCCTTTCTTTTTCTCGTAGATGAACTTGAAAAAATTCAGCTCATTCCCGCAAGATGCTTGCAGGAGGACGGCACCATTACCGAGTACATCGGCTCAGGCCCTTACCTTTTAAAAGAGTACGAAAAAGATGTAAAAGCGGTGCTGGTTAAAAATCCCAACTATTGGGATAAAAAACCGTACAAGATGGAAACGCTTATTTGGCAGGTAATACCCGACGGCGATGCCCGTAAGTTAGCTTTGCAGTCCGGGCAGGTGGATGTTATCGGTATTACGGAGCATTATGCAGGCAGCATTCCTCTTTCGGTAAGCTATGAGCTGAGCAGCTCAAAAGAGTTTACACAATTATTGCAAGATCCTAAATCATACCCTATTGTGTTCAGTATGGGCTTAAACTATAAAAAAGACTTTTTAAAAGATAAGGAGCTGCGCCATGCTTTGCAGTATGTTATAAATAAAGATGCCTTGACAAAGGAGCTCTTTTTCGGACAAGCAGATCCTTGCGGTTATCTTTTTAATCCCTCTTTTGATGACGGGCCTAAAAACCAAAAGCCCTTTGTCTATGATCTTCAAAAAGCAAAAGATATACTAACAAAGGCAGGCTATACATGGAATAAGGGAGCTCTTACAAAGGACGGTAAAAAAGTTTCCCTTACCTATGTTTCTTCAACCGCTCCTCAGCGAAAAGACATCGCCGTTTTTGTTCAAAATGCTTTAAAAGAAATAGGTATTGAAGTAACTATCGAAGCTGTAAATGGGCCTATCGTCGTTGAAAAAATGAAACAAGGAGCATGGGACATCGGTTTTACCGTTTCGTGGTTTGAACCCTTAATAAGTTCATTAAAGTCCGGAGGGCTTCACTCAAACTACAATGGCTCAGGTCTCAGTTTCGGTATTACGCCTGAAGCAATTAAAACTGCCGAAACAATATTGGATGCAGCCGATTTACAAACCTTTAAAACGGCAGTTAATAAATACTGGGACATTCAATGGGAAGAGTATCCCTTTATTCCGCTCTATACACAAACACGCAGGGCCTTTTATAAAAAGGATTTAAGCGGTTTTAACTTTTCAAAAAGCGTGTATAAAATAGATTTATCAAACGTCCAATGGGATAAATAA
- a CDS encoding ABC transporter permease: MIILKYKTDTFITEEQAEQYAAEHNLNLPFKEAYFNWLKGIIRGDLGKSLITGYSVVSEIKTSFLKTLILAFIALLTQVCISFPLGMYAAWKAKPSLNKLTEMWGICSMSIPSFWLALLVVWICAAKLKLHFVIGYHGIKSLLIPGVLLGIMGSGYFMRIVKTKTALILQEGYIELARAQGLSPRKILFGHVLKNISAPCVAILAIDIIALLGGSVLIEKIFSIPGFGLLMFNASGDKDYIMLSGGILFIGTLVLTINLLADMYYIKMDRRAAHELYAK; this comes from the coding sequence ATGATCATATTAAAATATAAGACGGATACATTTATAACCGAAGAACAGGCAGAACAGTATGCAGCCGAGCATAATTTAAACCTTCCCTTTAAAGAAGCCTATTTCAACTGGTTAAAAGGCATAATCCGCGGCGATTTAGGAAAGAGCCTTATTACCGGCTACAGTGTGGTAAGCGAAATTAAGACAAGTTTTTTAAAAACGCTTATATTGGCTTTTATCGCATTGCTTACGCAAGTTTGCATTAGTTTTCCGCTCGGCATGTATGCTGCATGGAAAGCTAAGCCTTCTCTCAATAAGCTTACGGAAATGTGGGGAATATGTTCGATGAGTATTCCCTCCTTTTGGCTTGCCTTACTGGTAGTATGGATATGCGCTGCAAAACTAAAACTGCATTTTGTAATAGGCTACCACGGAATAAAAAGTTTACTCATACCCGGCGTTTTACTCGGTATAATGGGTTCGGGTTATTTTATGCGGATAGTAAAAACTAAGACCGCCTTGATATTGCAGGAAGGCTACATCGAATTGGCAAGGGCGCAGGGCTTGTCCCCGCGAAAAATCCTATTCGGCCATGTGCTGAAAAATATTTCCGCTCCTTGTGTTGCTATTCTGGCAATCGATATCATCGCTTTATTAGGAGGATCGGTATTAATCGAAAAAATATTTTCGATACCCGGATTCGGTCTTTTAATGTTTAATGCCTCAGGCGATAAAGACTATATTATGCTGTCGGGCGGAATTTTATTTATAGGCACGCTGGTGCTTACGATAAACCTTCTTGCGGATATGTATTATATAAAAATGGATAGGAGGGCAGCCCATGAGCTATATGCAAAATAA